In Carya illinoinensis cultivar Pawnee chromosome 6, C.illinoinensisPawnee_v1, whole genome shotgun sequence, a single genomic region encodes these proteins:
- the LOC122312566 gene encoding uncharacterized protein LOC122312566, translating to MEEDLAKQWEGLSLTEKEKGVMILPPNSTAKARQHGKFCLLAMLIAERPVNQEAFKTTMSKVWRCESWFYFSEVGTNKYLIEFNQEKDLQHVMSGRPWSFDRWLLCLQVFEGNWSINEVLFNKEEFWVQAYNMPLASMTQEVGFQIGESLGRVITVQADERGIGWG from the coding sequence ATGGAGGAAGATTTAGCAAAGCAATGGGAAGGCCTTAGCCTCACTGAGAAGGAAAAAGGAGTAATGATCCTGCCACCCAATTCAACTGCTAAAGCTAGGCAGCATGGAAAGTTCTGCTTATTGGCCATGCTCATAGCTGAGAGACCAGTTAATCAAGAAGCTTTCAAAACAACTATGTCCAAAGTTTGGAGATGTGAGAGTTGGTTTTATTTCTCTGAAGTTGGAACCAACAAATATCTTATCGAGTTCAACCAAGAAAAGGACCTTCAGCATGTCATGAGTGGCAGGCCATGGTCTTTTGACAGATGGCTGTTGTGCCTACAAGTTTTTGAAGGTAACTGGTCCATTAACGAAGTCCTTTTCAATAAAGAAGAATTCTGGGTGCAAGCTTATAACATGCCCCTAGCAAGTATGACACAAGAGGTGGGGTTTCAGATTGGTGAAAGCCTAGGGAGAGTAATCACAGTCCAAGCAGATGAGAGAGGGATAGGATGGGGGTAG